Proteins found in one Pseudomonas mosselii genomic segment:
- the ptrR gene encoding putrescine utilization regulator PtrR, whose amino-acid sequence MEFSQLRIFQAVAEEGSVTRAAERLHRVPSNLSTRLRQLEEQLGVELFLRERQRLQLSPAGKVLLDYAHRLTSLRDEALAAVQGGQPAGDFVLGTMYSTAAIHLPALLARYHQAYPAVNLQVQAAPSAELLEGVLSHRLDAALVDGPLNLAGLDGVPLCEETLVLITSPEHPVVHSARDVAGKAVFTFRQGCSYRMRLEAWYAHAHTPMGRVMEIESYQSMLACVIAGAGVALMAQSMLDSLPGREQVRAHRLQAPFDQAMTWLMWRQGKRGANLQAWIDLQQSETIDRPSEAAISA is encoded by the coding sequence ATGGAGTTCAGCCAACTGCGCATCTTCCAGGCCGTGGCCGAGGAGGGCTCGGTGACCCGCGCCGCCGAGCGATTGCACCGGGTGCCGTCGAACCTGTCGACGCGCCTGCGCCAGCTCGAGGAGCAACTGGGGGTGGAGCTGTTCCTGCGCGAGCGCCAGCGCTTGCAGCTGTCGCCGGCCGGCAAGGTGTTGCTGGACTATGCACATAGGCTGACCAGCCTGCGCGACGAAGCGCTGGCCGCGGTGCAGGGCGGCCAGCCGGCGGGGGATTTCGTGCTGGGCACCATGTACAGCACGGCAGCCATTCATTTGCCGGCGCTGCTGGCGCGCTACCACCAGGCCTACCCGGCGGTGAACCTGCAAGTGCAGGCGGCGCCCAGTGCCGAGCTGCTGGAGGGGGTGCTCAGCCATCGGCTGGACGCGGCGCTGGTGGACGGCCCGCTCAACCTGGCAGGGCTCGATGGCGTGCCGTTGTGCGAGGAAACCCTGGTGCTGATCACCAGCCCCGAGCACCCGGTGGTACACAGTGCCAGGGATGTCGCCGGCAAGGCGGTGTTCACCTTCCGCCAGGGCTGCTCGTACCGCATGCGCCTGGAAGCCTGGTACGCCCATGCCCACACGCCCATGGGGCGGGTCATGGAGATCGAGTCGTACCAGAGCATGCTGGCCTGTGTGATCGCCGGGGCCGGCGTGGCGTTGATGGCGCAGTCCATGCTCGACAGCCTGCCGGGCCGCGAGCAGGTGCGGGCGCATCGGCTGCAGGCGCCGTTCGACCAAGCGATGACCTGGCTGATGTGGCGCCAGGGCAAACGCGGGGCGAATCTGCAGGCCTGGATCGACCTGCAACAAAGCGAAACGATTGACCGACCGTCGGAAGCTGCCATCAGCGCTTGA
- a CDS encoding MFS transporter, with the protein MSPIVQLLASAVALMMAMGIGRFALTPQLPRLIAEGQFDLTAGGLVAAANYLGYFLGAVDAMFARQPAQVRLRLHGGLWLCVLLTLISWAADGFWSHLLLRFGTGVASAWVLVMIASLSQQLASAHGRQRLGALVFAGPGVGIAVTGVLALGAHLLGLDSAALWLVYGVAALVMLLAVLPWLPRALEPAATPAAVNEQGHGTGIGRLGLVYALYGIGYILPATFLSQMASQQFHGQWQADLFWPAFGLASALGVAIVSLRRPGRTSAWLTTTLWLQGLGVLACLLGGGIGLALGVLLCGGPFLACMQLVMQRSRELAPHATQRNAGLLTACFALGQLSGPLLAALSSHFSGGLQPALVLAAAGMGLAGILAKGSSRSQACASLRPAG; encoded by the coding sequence ATGTCACCCATCGTGCAATTGCTGGCCAGCGCCGTGGCGCTGATGATGGCCATGGGCATCGGCCGCTTCGCCCTCACGCCGCAACTGCCCCGACTGATCGCCGAGGGCCAGTTCGACCTGACCGCTGGCGGCCTGGTCGCCGCCGCCAACTACCTGGGCTACTTCCTCGGCGCCGTGGACGCCATGTTCGCCCGCCAGCCCGCCCAGGTGCGTTTGCGCCTGCATGGAGGCCTGTGGCTATGCGTGCTGCTGACCCTGATCTCGTGGGCCGCCGACGGTTTCTGGAGCCACCTGTTGCTGCGTTTCGGCACTGGCGTGGCCAGCGCCTGGGTGCTGGTGATGATCGCCAGCCTCAGCCAGCAACTGGCCAGCGCCCATGGCCGCCAGCGCCTCGGTGCGCTGGTGTTCGCCGGGCCCGGCGTCGGCATCGCGGTGACGGGCGTGCTGGCCCTGGGTGCGCACCTGCTGGGGCTGGATTCTGCCGCCCTGTGGCTGGTCTATGGCGTCGCCGCGCTGGTCATGCTGCTAGCGGTGCTACCGTGGCTGCCACGGGCGCTGGAGCCCGCCGCCACGCCTGCGGCCGTCAACGAACAAGGCCATGGCACCGGCATCGGACGGCTGGGACTGGTCTATGCGCTCTACGGGATCGGCTACATCCTGCCGGCCACCTTCCTGTCGCAGATGGCCAGCCAGCAGTTCCATGGGCAGTGGCAAGCCGACCTGTTCTGGCCCGCGTTCGGATTGGCATCGGCGCTCGGCGTGGCCATCGTCAGCCTGCGCCGCCCTGGGCGGACCTCTGCCTGGCTGACCACCACCCTGTGGCTGCAAGGGCTCGGCGTACTGGCCTGCCTGCTCGGTGGCGGTATCGGCCTGGCATTGGGCGTGCTGCTGTGCGGCGGGCCGTTCCTGGCCTGCATGCAACTGGTGATGCAGCGCTCACGGGAGCTGGCGCCCCATGCCACACAGCGCAATGCCGGGTTGCTGACCGCATGCTTTGCCCTGGGGCAGTTGAGCGGGCCGTTGCTGGCGGCGTTGAGCAGTCATTTCAGTGGTGGATTACAGCCAGCGTTGGTGTTGGCGGCGGCAGGGATGGGATTGGCCGGGATCTTGGCCAAGGGCTCCTCACGCTCACAAGCCTGTGCCAGCCTGCGTCCGGCAGGCTGA
- a CDS encoding DMT family transporter, with the protein MTAVRKNPDAFAFQVMLGLCLIWGCQQVLIKSAAVDIAPVMQAAFRNGIAALLVGLLVCWRGGWSQVGSTWRAGLLAGALFGLEFLFIAEGLKLTSAAHMSVFLYTAPIFTALGLHFMMPSERLRLLQWLGILLAFGGIALAFAGGVSLEHLDGRILLGDALAILAGLAWGATTVVVRGSRLSEAPATLTLFYQLAVGFVGLVLIALVSGQIADFSLTPLAVGSVLFQGIVVSFVSYLTWFWLLRKYLASNLAVFSFITPLFGVTFGVLLLDEPLSLNFVIGAVMVLLGVVMVSAEAWVRQQLRKLVG; encoded by the coding sequence ATGACTGCGGTCCGCAAGAACCCCGACGCCTTCGCCTTCCAGGTCATGCTGGGGCTGTGCCTGATCTGGGGCTGCCAGCAGGTGCTGATCAAATCCGCTGCCGTGGATATCGCACCGGTCATGCAGGCGGCGTTTCGCAATGGTATCGCCGCGCTGCTGGTGGGGCTGCTGGTCTGCTGGCGGGGAGGCTGGAGCCAGGTGGGCAGCACCTGGCGTGCCGGGTTGCTGGCCGGCGCGCTGTTCGGCCTGGAGTTCCTGTTCATCGCCGAGGGGCTGAAGCTGACCTCGGCGGCGCATATGTCGGTGTTTCTCTACACCGCGCCTATCTTCACCGCCCTGGGGCTGCATTTCATGATGCCCAGTGAACGGCTGCGGCTGTTGCAGTGGCTGGGCATCCTGCTGGCCTTCGGGGGGATTGCCCTGGCCTTTGCTGGTGGCGTTTCCCTAGAGCACCTCGATGGACGCATATTGCTGGGCGATGCCCTGGCGATCCTGGCAGGCCTGGCCTGGGGCGCGACCACGGTGGTGGTGCGCGGCTCGCGCCTGTCCGAGGCGCCGGCGACCCTGACGCTGTTCTACCAGCTGGCGGTGGGGTTTGTCGGGCTGGTGCTGATTGCCCTGGTGAGTGGGCAGATCGCCGATTTCTCGCTGACCCCGCTGGCGGTGGGCAGTGTGCTGTTCCAGGGGATCGTGGTGTCGTTCGTCAGTTACCTGACCTGGTTCTGGTTGCTGCGCAAATACCTGGCCTCGAACCTGGCGGTGTTTTCCTTCATCACGCCGCTGTTCGGGGTGACCTTCGGCGTGCTGCTGCTGGATGAGCCGCTGAGCCTGAACTTCGTTATCGGTGCGGTGATGGTACTGCTCGGGGTGGTCATGGTCAGCGCCGAGGCGTGGGTGCGGCAGCAGTTGCGCAAGCTGGTGGGGTAG
- a CDS encoding SMI1/KNR4 family protein, with the protein MDRYEDLQPDKASGLLAKLKTVNAQVLAALTADHSQVPADYVAFMKELGWGEVGKAAYMLYEGLLTPDQIYDEDDELPLDGILLFGDDMQGYCSGFDTNNGWVVVDIDPVSREAHQVADSFSEYIREMLNDF; encoded by the coding sequence GTGGACAGGTATGAAGATCTGCAGCCGGACAAGGCATCCGGCCTGCTTGCAAAACTGAAGACAGTCAATGCGCAGGTGCTCGCGGCACTGACTGCCGATCATTCGCAAGTGCCGGCCGATTATGTTGCCTTCATGAAGGAGCTTGGCTGGGGTGAAGTGGGTAAGGCTGCCTACATGTTGTATGAGGGCCTGCTGACGCCAGACCAGATCTACGATGAAGATGATGAACTCCCCCTGGACGGCATCCTCCTGTTCGGGGATGACATGCAGGGGTACTGCTCGGGGTTCGATACGAACAATGGCTGGGTGGTTGTCGATATCGACCCGGTAAGCCGTGAAGCGCATCAAGTGGCGGACAGTTTTTCCGAGTACATACGTGAAATGCTGAACGACTTTTAG
- a CDS encoding IS5 family transposase, whose protein sequence is MSQMSFSDFEYAGKRKQTRRERFLAEMEQVVPWSGLVALIEPHYPKAGGGRKPYPLETMLRVHLLQNWFSLSDPAMEEALYEITSMRQFARLTLSAPIPEDTTIMNFRHLLEKHELAAGILETINHYLRDKGLSLRQGTIVDATIIHAPSSTKNRDGKRDPEMHQTKKGNQYFFGMKAHIGADAESGLVHHVHGTAANVADVTEVAHLLHGDENVICADAGYTGVEKRPEHEGRPVVWQVAARRSTYKHLSKRSVLYKARRKIEKVKAQTRAKVEHPFRVIKRQFGYVKTRFRGLAKNTAQLTTLFALSNLWMVRRQ, encoded by the coding sequence ATGAGTCAGATGAGCTTTTCCGATTTCGAGTACGCCGGTAAGCGCAAGCAAACCCGTCGCGAGCGTTTCCTGGCCGAGATGGAGCAGGTGGTTCCGTGGAGTGGGTTAGTGGCGTTGATCGAGCCGCACTATCCAAAGGCTGGCGGTGGCCGCAAGCCGTATCCACTGGAAACCATGCTGCGTGTTCACCTGCTGCAGAACTGGTTCTCGCTGAGCGACCCAGCCATGGAAGAGGCGCTGTACGAGATCACTTCGATGCGCCAGTTTGCTCGGCTGACGCTCAGCGCTCCGATCCCCGAAGACACGACCATCATGAATTTCCGGCACCTGCTGGAGAAGCACGAACTGGCGGCGGGCATTCTGGAAACCATCAACCATTACCTGCGAGACAAGGGCCTGTCGTTGCGCCAGGGCACCATTGTCGATGCCACCATCATTCACGCGCCCAGTTCGACCAAGAACAGGGACGGCAAGCGCGATCCCGAGATGCATCAGACGAAGAAAGGCAACCAGTACTTCTTTGGCATGAAGGCGCATATCGGTGCCGATGCTGAATCGGGCCTGGTGCACCACGTCCACGGCACAGCTGCGAATGTGGCTGATGTAACGGAGGTCGCTCACCTGCTGCATGGCGACGAAAATGTTATCTGTGCCGATGCGGGCTATACCGGCGTAGAGAAGCGACCGGAGCATGAAGGGCGGCCGGTGGTCTGGCAGGTCGCAGCCCGCCGCAGTACCTACAAGCACTTGAGCAAACGCAGCGTGCTCTACAAAGCCAGACGCAAGATCGAGAAGGTCAAAGCGCAGACGCGAGCGAAAGTCGAACATCCATTTCGTGTGATCAAGCGTCAGTTCGGCTATGTGAAAACCCGCTTCCGTGGCTTGGCCAAGAACACGGCGCAACTGACCACGCTGTTTGCCCTGTCGAATCTGTGGATGGTGCGCCGGCAATGA
- a CDS encoding BrnA antitoxin family protein, whose translation MSKPSINCEQDQAPVDTSDIPELDDDFFRRAELRVPAKQTVTIRLDADVLAWFKEQGAGYQTRINQLLRQYMQAQQRR comes from the coding sequence ATGTCGAAACCGTCCATAAACTGTGAGCAAGACCAAGCCCCGGTCGATACCTCGGACATCCCCGAACTCGACGATGACTTCTTCCGCCGCGCCGAGCTGCGAGTGCCGGCCAAGCAAACGGTGACCATCCGCCTGGACGCCGACGTGCTGGCCTGGTTCAAGGAACAGGGCGCCGGCTACCAGACCCGCATCAACCAGTTGCTTCGCCAGTACATGCAGGCCCAGCAGCGACGCTGA
- a CDS encoding BrnT family toxin, which yields MYSCKYDCPVRFEWDEEKNLLNIRKHGIDFNDVPEMFRQPMLALRDERFEYPEARWIGMGWINAWVSLVAYTERQGDVIRIISARRATRREVTRYVETVHKL from the coding sequence ATGTACAGCTGTAAATACGATTGTCCCGTACGATTTGAATGGGACGAGGAAAAGAACCTGCTCAACATCCGCAAGCACGGTATCGACTTCAACGACGTGCCCGAGATGTTCCGCCAGCCGATGCTGGCGTTGCGCGATGAGCGATTCGAGTACCCGGAGGCACGCTGGATCGGCATGGGCTGGATCAATGCCTGGGTCAGCCTGGTCGCCTACACCGAACGGCAGGGTGATGTGATCCGCATCATTTCCGCCAGAAGAGCCACCCGACGTGAGGTAACGCGCTATGTCGAAACCGTCCATAAACTGTGA
- a CDS encoding DEAD/DEAH box helicase: MFSQFALHERLLKAVAELKFVEPTPVQAAAIPLALQGRDLRVTAQTGSGKTAAFVLPLLNRLVDRSGPSVEIRALILLPTRELAQQTLKQVKLFSQFTYIKSGLVTGGEDFKEQAAMLRKVPDVLIGTPGRLLEQLNAGNLDLSHVEVLILDEADRMLDMGFAEDMERLCKECENRKQTLLFSATTGGAALRDIIGKVLKDPEHLMLNSVSQLAEGTRQQIITADHDQHKEQIVQWLLANETYQKAIIFTNTRALADRIYGHLVAKEVKAFVLHGEKDQKDRKLAIDRFKDGGSKVLVATDVAARGLDIDGLDLVINFDMPRSGDEYVHRIGRTGRAGGEGLAISLITHNDWNLMSSIERYLKQQFERRVIKEVKGTYSGPKKVKASGKAAGSKKKKVEKKAGGDKKGAAKKRPTAKPKANAPLASSDGLAPLKKRKPAAE; encoded by the coding sequence GTGTTTTCCCAATTCGCCCTGCACGAACGCCTGCTCAAAGCCGTGGCCGAGCTGAAATTTGTCGAGCCGACGCCGGTGCAGGCAGCGGCCATTCCCCTGGCCCTGCAAGGGCGTGACCTGCGGGTGACGGCGCAAACCGGCAGCGGCAAGACCGCCGCCTTCGTGCTGCCGCTGCTCAACCGCCTGGTCGACCGCAGCGGCCCGAGCGTGGAGATCCGTGCGCTGATCCTGCTGCCGACCCGCGAGCTGGCCCAGCAAACCCTCAAGCAAGTGAAACTGTTCTCGCAGTTCACCTACATCAAGTCGGGCCTGGTCACCGGCGGTGAAGACTTCAAGGAACAGGCCGCCATGCTGCGCAAGGTGCCGGATGTGCTGATCGGCACCCCTGGCCGTCTGCTCGAGCAGCTCAATGCTGGCAACCTGGACCTGTCGCACGTGGAGGTGCTGATCCTCGACGAAGCCGACCGCATGCTCGACATGGGCTTCGCCGAAGACATGGAGCGCCTGTGCAAGGAGTGCGAGAATCGCAAACAGACCCTGCTGTTCTCGGCCACCACCGGCGGGGCGGCCCTTCGCGATATCATCGGTAAAGTGCTCAAGGACCCCGAGCACCTGATGCTCAACAGTGTCTCGCAACTGGCCGAAGGCACCCGCCAGCAGATCATCACCGCCGACCACGACCAGCACAAAGAGCAGATCGTGCAGTGGCTGCTGGCCAATGAGACCTACCAGAAGGCAATCATCTTCACCAACACCCGTGCCCTGGCCGACCGTATCTACGGACACCTGGTGGCCAAGGAGGTCAAGGCTTTCGTCCTGCACGGCGAGAAGGACCAGAAGGACCGCAAGCTGGCCATCGACCGCTTCAAGGATGGCGGCTCCAAGGTCTTGGTGGCCACTGACGTCGCGGCTCGCGGCCTGGACATCGACGGCCTGGACCTGGTGATCAACTTCGACATGCCTCGCAGCGGTGACGAGTACGTGCACCGTATCGGTCGCACCGGCCGTGCCGGTGGCGAAGGCCTGGCGATCTCGCTGATCACCCACAACGACTGGAACCTGATGTCCAGCATCGAACGCTACCTCAAGCAGCAGTTCGAGCGCCGCGTCATCAAGGAGGTCAAGGGTACCTACAGCGGGCCGAAGAAGGTCAAGGCCTCGGGCAAGGCAGCCGGCAGCAAGAAGAAAAAGGTCGAGAAGAAGGCCGGTGGCGACAAGAAGGGTGCCGCCAAGAAGAGGCCTACCGCCAAGCCCAAGGCCAATGCGCCTCTGGCCAGCTCCGACGGCCTGGCACCACTGAAAAAGCGCAAGCCAGCCGCTGAGTAA
- a CDS encoding mechanosensitive ion channel family protein, with translation MDIQRFWRDALDLWGTLDQHPLLHAALGLIVLLLVSLLIGRLARFLILHSTRLLGRQQALRWLDDLRHNKVFHRLAQTTPSLVVQFGLKLVPELSATTQHFLGNVALAVTLLFMTRALSCLLDALLDIYARTEHARTRSIKGYMQLAKMMLWIFAAIVIVATLIDRSPLLLLSGLGAMSAVLLLVYKDTLLSFVASVQLTSNDMLHVGDWIEMPQAGADGDVVDITLHTVKVQNFDKTIVSIPTWRLMSESFRNYRGMQQSGGRRIKRSLFIDAAGVRFLSPDEEQRLGQVRLLGDYLAQKRQELHHWNEALGPVAELSANRRKLTNIGTFRAFALAYLKNHPNVHPNMTCMVRQMQTTAEGVPLEIYCFTTTTVWAEYERIQGDIFDYLLAVLPEFGLSLYQQPSGNDMRAGLAARPPLVTSMREFDEA, from the coding sequence ATGGACATCCAACGCTTCTGGCGCGACGCCCTCGACCTCTGGGGCACGCTCGACCAACATCCGCTGCTGCATGCCGCCCTCGGCCTGATCGTGCTGCTGCTGGTCTCGCTGCTGATCGGCCGCCTCGCCCGCTTCCTGATCCTGCACTCCACCCGCCTGCTCGGCCGCCAACAGGCGCTCAGGTGGCTGGACGACCTGCGCCACAACAAAGTGTTCCACCGCCTGGCGCAGACCACCCCGTCGCTGGTGGTGCAGTTCGGCCTGAAGCTGGTGCCGGAGCTGTCGGCCACCACCCAGCACTTCCTCGGCAACGTCGCCCTGGCGGTGACCCTGCTGTTCATGACCCGCGCCCTGTCCTGCCTGCTCGACGCGCTGCTGGACATCTACGCACGCACCGAGCACGCCCGCACCCGCTCGATCAAGGGATACATGCAGCTGGCCAAGATGATGCTGTGGATCTTCGCCGCCATCGTCATCGTCGCCACCCTGATCGACCGCTCGCCGCTGTTGCTGCTGTCGGGCCTGGGCGCCATGTCGGCGGTGCTGCTGTTGGTATACAAGGACACCCTGTTGTCGTTCGTCGCCAGCGTGCAACTGACCAGCAACGACATGCTGCACGTCGGCGACTGGATCGAGATGCCCCAGGCCGGCGCCGATGGCGACGTGGTGGACATCACCCTGCACACGGTCAAGGTACAGAACTTCGACAAGACCATCGTCTCGATCCCCACCTGGCGCCTGATGAGCGAGTCGTTCCGCAACTACCGCGGCATGCAGCAGTCCGGCGGGCGTCGGATCAAGCGCAGCCTGTTCATCGACGCCGCCGGCGTGCGCTTCCTCAGCCCGGACGAAGAACAGCGCCTGGGCCAGGTACGCCTGCTGGGCGACTACCTGGCGCAGAAGCGCCAGGAACTGCATCACTGGAACGAGGCCCTGGGCCCGGTGGCGGAGCTTTCGGCCAACCGCCGCAAGCTGACCAACATCGGTACCTTCCGCGCCTTCGCCCTGGCCTACCTGAAGAACCACCCCAACGTGCACCCGAACATGACCTGCATGGTCCGCCAGATGCAGACCACCGCCGAAGGCGTGCCGCTGGAGATCTACTGCTTCACCACCACAACGGTATGGGCCGAATACGAGCGCATCCAGGGCGATATCTTCGACTACCTGCTGGCGGTGCTGCCGGAGTTCGGGCTGAGCCTGTATCAACAGCCGAGTGGCAATGACATGCGCGCGGGGCTGGCGGCCAGGCCGCCTTTGGTGACCTCGATGCGGGAGTTCGACGAAGCCTGA
- a CDS encoding MFS transporter, protein MRQDISLEKPLDEPDRSDPANRRKALAAGSLAHGVHDGLTDVIYVLLPIWQAAFGLSYAQVGLLRGAYAGMMAGFQLLASRGARKWGRETLLVRGTALAGFAYLLAAQATDINLLLLALMIGGLGASTQHPLASALVSDAYEGSGRVKQALAQYNFAGDIGKAIIPGLTGLVLVYISWQTNATLLGVLGIAAAFALWWLMPKNQAHETASKKTKVADATGTPAGLMALIATGSIDSGVRMGFLTFLPFLLQSKGANTEHIGLALALLFIGGAFGKLFCGYLGARLGPVRTVICTEVLTALLILLALVLPFGALMLVMPLIGVALNGTSSVLGGLVPDFAPRDRRDRVFAWFYTGTVGGGALAPVLIGAISDQAGVTEGLVVLACVLLLTLPLCLVIYNGMKGLPRR, encoded by the coding sequence ATGCGTCAGGACATCTCCCTGGAAAAACCACTCGACGAACCGGACCGCAGCGATCCGGCCAACCGCCGCAAGGCACTGGCCGCCGGCAGCCTGGCCCATGGCGTGCACGATGGCCTCACCGACGTTATCTATGTGCTGCTGCCTATCTGGCAGGCCGCCTTCGGCCTGAGCTATGCCCAGGTCGGCCTGCTGCGCGGCGCCTACGCCGGGATGATGGCCGGTTTCCAGTTGCTGGCCAGCCGCGGCGCGCGCAAATGGGGGCGCGAAACCCTGCTTGTCAGGGGCACCGCCCTGGCGGGCTTCGCCTACCTGCTGGCAGCCCAGGCCACGGACATCAATCTGCTGTTGCTGGCGCTGATGATCGGTGGCCTCGGCGCCAGCACCCAACACCCGCTGGCTTCGGCGCTGGTGTCCGACGCCTACGAGGGCAGCGGGCGGGTCAAGCAGGCGCTGGCCCAGTACAACTTCGCCGGGGATATCGGCAAAGCGATCATCCCTGGCCTGACCGGGCTGGTGCTGGTCTACATCTCCTGGCAGACCAACGCCACCCTGCTCGGCGTGCTCGGCATCGCCGCCGCCTTCGCCTTGTGGTGGCTGATGCCGAAGAACCAGGCCCACGAAACCGCCAGCAAGAAGACCAAGGTCGCCGACGCGACCGGCACGCCAGCCGGCCTGATGGCGCTGATCGCCACCGGCAGCATCGACAGCGGCGTGCGCATGGGCTTTTTGACCTTCCTGCCGTTCCTGCTGCAGAGCAAGGGCGCCAACACCGAGCACATCGGCCTGGCCCTGGCCCTGCTGTTCATCGGCGGCGCCTTCGGCAAGCTGTTCTGCGGCTACCTGGGCGCACGCCTGGGGCCGGTGCGCACGGTGATCTGCACGGAAGTGCTGACCGCGCTGCTGATCCTGCTGGCACTGGTATTACCCTTTGGCGCCCTGATGCTGGTGATGCCGCTGATCGGCGTGGCGCTGAACGGCACCTCGTCGGTACTTGGCGGCCTGGTTCCGGATTTCGCCCCACGGGACCGGCGCGACCGGGTATTCGCCTGGTTCTACACCGGCACAGTGGGTGGCGGCGCCCTCGCCCCGGTGCTGATCGGCGCGATATCCGACCAGGCCGGCGTCACCGAGGGCCTGGTGGTGCTGGCCTGCGTGCTGCTGCTGACCTTGCCGCTGTGCCTGGTGATCTACAACGGCATGAAGGGCCTGCCACGCCGCTGA
- a CDS encoding pyridoxal phosphate-dependent aminotransferase, producing MSNGLSQRSARISAPGTSSMRSKANALRDAGIKVINFAAGELSSDAAPDMRHGAIAAVHEQWNRYTPPLGNPRLRQALASSVSQRLGVDYGADEIAVSSGAKQALFNSAMVLFDPGDEVIIPRPYWETFPTQVELAGARPVFVDTKGDNHSLRAVAVKAALSPRSKAIIINTPNNPTGVVYDPRELLAIGELALEHKLWVIFDECYRSLLRNGQQHHNLVALLPELKASTIIIDSFSKSQAVTGWRLGYACAPKAVVTAMHNLQAHTTSNPSSLAQYAALNALDGDGARQFGAEVNAQLDRQLAVATALLGKLESIRFSPPQGAFYLYLDIARLLGMRYRGEAIRDASHLCELLLTEARIALVPGCSNGDPCAVRLSYSVSPQDLEEGLGRFTDFIATLA from the coding sequence ATGAGCAACGGACTGTCGCAACGATCCGCGCGTATCAGCGCGCCCGGCACCTCGAGCATGCGCAGCAAGGCCAACGCCCTGCGTGACGCCGGCATCAAGGTCATCAACTTCGCCGCCGGCGAGCTGTCCAGCGACGCCGCTCCGGACATGCGCCACGGCGCCATCGCGGCGGTCCACGAACAGTGGAACCGCTACACCCCGCCCCTGGGCAATCCGCGGCTGCGCCAAGCCCTGGCCAGCAGCGTCAGCCAGCGCCTGGGCGTCGACTACGGCGCCGATGAGATCGCCGTGTCCAGCGGTGCCAAGCAAGCCCTGTTCAACAGCGCCATGGTGCTGTTCGACCCGGGTGATGAAGTGATCATACCGCGTCCTTACTGGGAAACCTTCCCCACCCAGGTCGAACTGGCCGGCGCCCGTCCGGTATTCGTCGACACCAAGGGCGACAACCACAGCCTGCGCGCCGTGGCGGTCAAGGCCGCCCTGTCGCCGCGCAGCAAGGCGATCATCATCAACACCCCCAACAACCCCACTGGGGTGGTCTATGACCCGCGGGAACTGCTCGCCATCGGTGAACTGGCCCTGGAACACAAGCTCTGGGTGATCTTCGACGAGTGCTATCGCAGCCTGCTGCGCAATGGCCAGCAGCACCACAACCTGGTCGCGCTGCTGCCCGAGCTCAAGGCCTCGACCATCATCATCGACTCGTTCTCCAAGAGCCAGGCAGTGACGGGCTGGCGCCTGGGCTATGCCTGTGCGCCGAAGGCAGTGGTCACGGCCATGCACAACCTGCAGGCCCACACCACCTCCAATCCCAGCAGCCTGGCCCAGTACGCGGCGCTCAACGCCCTGGATGGCGACGGCGCGCGGCAGTTCGGTGCCGAAGTCAATGCCCAGCTCGATCGGCAGCTGGCTGTCGCCACGGCGCTGCTCGGCAAGCTTGAGTCCATCCGTTTTTCGCCACCCCAGGGCGCGTTCTACCTCTACCTGGATATCGCCCGCCTGCTCGGCATGCGCTACCGGGGCGAGGCGATCCGCGACGCCAGCCACCTCTGCGAGCTGTTGCTGACCGAGGCGCGCATCGCCCTGGTGCCCGGCTGCAGCAATGGCGACCCGTGCGCCGTGCGGCTGTCCTATTCGGTAAGCCCGCAGGACCTCGAGGAGGGCCTGGGCCGCTTCACCGACTTTATCGCAACGCTTGCCTGA